The following are from one region of the Candidatus Hydrogenedentota bacterium genome:
- the tolB gene encoding Tol-Pal system beta propeller repeat protein TolB — translation MRSWCLTVIVVLCAPLAFGQVEIGTTGQAEGRIPIAIPDFCTAPGQEALGKTMASVLAYDLYFSGIFGIVPPTAYPPNFTGFTRDPQTIDFDAWRGTKAEFLVHVYVVSDANALTAECRLFDVFSGEMVSGKRLSTQGEEWHRLVAHQFADEIVRHLTGVPGCASSRICFSGGATGKKEIYIADYDGASVKQITQHGSISILPKFSPDGRRIAYLSYKDRYPFLYVLDLQTGESRPLSKQVGLNVAPAWSPDGNQLAMVQSKDGNNEIYLVNADGSNRRRITDNSATDTSPTFDPTGTKIAFVSERGGAPQIYVMNVDGSNVKRLSYQGGRAFDPVWSPDGAKIAFVIEKPGDGPEIYVMNADGTEAKRLTNSAGSNESPTWSPDSRHVMFASTRSGRWELGAVNVETGEEQRISINAQLAFQGPTWGPRRQ, via the coding sequence GTGAGAAGTTGGTGTCTGACTGTTATCGTAGTGCTTTGTGCCCCTCTCGCCTTCGGTCAGGTTGAGATCGGCACCACGGGGCAAGCCGAGGGCCGCATCCCGATAGCCATCCCGGATTTCTGCACCGCCCCGGGCCAGGAAGCGCTCGGCAAGACCATGGCCAGCGTTCTGGCCTACGACCTTTATTTCTCGGGCATTTTCGGTATTGTGCCGCCCACCGCGTACCCTCCAAACTTCACCGGGTTCACGCGCGACCCCCAAACCATCGATTTCGATGCATGGCGCGGCACCAAGGCCGAGTTCCTCGTGCACGTGTACGTGGTGTCCGACGCGAACGCCCTCACCGCCGAATGCCGTCTTTTCGACGTGTTCTCCGGCGAGATGGTGAGCGGCAAGCGGCTTTCAACGCAGGGCGAAGAATGGCACCGGCTGGTCGCCCACCAGTTCGCTGACGAGATTGTGCGCCACCTGACCGGCGTGCCCGGGTGCGCCTCGTCGCGGATCTGCTTCAGTGGCGGCGCCACGGGCAAGAAAGAGATCTATATCGCCGACTACGACGGAGCCAGCGTGAAGCAGATTACCCAGCACGGCTCGATCTCGATCCTGCCCAAGTTCTCGCCCGACGGCCGCAGAATCGCGTATCTTTCGTACAAAGATCGCTACCCGTTCCTGTACGTTCTGGACCTCCAGACGGGCGAATCGCGGCCCTTGTCCAAGCAGGTAGGGCTCAACGTCGCCCCAGCCTGGTCCCCCGACGGCAACCAGCTTGCCATGGTCCAAAGCAAAGACGGCAACAACGAGATCTACCTGGTGAACGCCGACGGATCCAATCGGCGGCGCATTACCGATAACAGCGCCACCGACACATCGCCCACATTTGATCCGACGGGCACGAAAATCGCCTTCGTGAGCGAACGCGGAGGGGCGCCCCAGATCTATGTGATGAATGTCGATGGCTCCAACGTCAAGCGCCTGTCGTATCAGGGGGGGCGCGCATTCGACCCCGTATGGTCGCCGGACGGCGCCAAGATCGCCTTTGTGATCGAGAAACCCGGCGACGGTCCCGAGATCTACGTTATGAACGCAGACGGCACTGAGGCCAAGCGTCTGACGAACTCAGCCGGAAGCAACGAGTCGCCCACATGGTCGCCCGATTCGCGCCATGTAATGTTCGCATCGACACGGAGCGGACGCTGGGAACTCGGCGCCGTAAACGTTGAGACGGGCGAGGAGCAGCGCATCAGTATCAACGCCCAGTTGGCCTTTCAAGGGCCGACATGGGGACCCCGCAGACAGTAA
- a CDS encoding TonB C-terminal domain-containing protein has product MNVPRDTSWYYNLVWRSTASGRRLRRAVVVSLFLHGFILVGVFIVFAFHEPPEPIPLYQVQLLDDAQNIDAEPVEEAVEQPEPQPPPPEPEPKPEPPKEEPKPEPPPPEPKPEPKPEPKPEPKPEPKPEPKPEPKPEPKPEPKPEPKPEPAPERPAEEAVKPVKPKETGVTMENPLPSELSYWARMVQRKVTNYWTVPGGIPIDLQNNQAKISFWVDRKGNLIGQPEIVQEANDPALAQSGLRAVQLSAPFPQLPDTYSEPEVQVVYTFTLVR; this is encoded by the coding sequence ATGAACGTCCCGCGAGACACCTCCTGGTACTACAATCTGGTTTGGCGCAGCACGGCTTCCGGAAGGCGGCTGCGCCGTGCGGTTGTTGTCTCTCTGTTTCTCCACGGCTTCATTCTCGTGGGCGTGTTCATCGTGTTTGCATTCCACGAGCCCCCGGAACCGATCCCCCTGTATCAGGTGCAGCTTCTGGACGATGCGCAGAATATCGATGCGGAACCTGTTGAAGAAGCGGTCGAGCAACCGGAGCCTCAACCGCCGCCGCCCGAGCCCGAACCGAAACCTGAGCCGCCCAAGGAGGAGCCCAAACCCGAACCGCCTCCCCCCGAACCCAAGCCTGAGCCCAAACCCGAACCAAAGCCCGAGCCCAAGCCCGAACCAAAGCCGGAGCCCAAGCCGGAACCAAAGCCTGAGCCCAAGCCCGAGCCCAAGCCCGAGCCCAAGCCCGAGCCAGCCCCGGAACGGCCCGCCGAGGAGGCCGTCAAGCCCGTGAAACCCAAAGAGACGGGTGTGACCATGGAGAATCCGCTCCCGTCCGAACTATCCTATTGGGCGCGGATGGTTCAACGGAAGGTGACTAACTACTGGACCGTCCCGGGCGGTATTCCCATCGATCTGCAGAACAACCAGGCAAAGATATCCTTCTGGGTCGACCGAAAGGGTAATCTCATTGGCCAACCGGAGATCGTTCAAGAGGCTAACGATCCCGCACTGGCCCAGTCCGGGTTGCGGGCGGTGCAGTTGTCTGCCCCGTTCCCGCAGTTGCCCGATACTTACAGCGAACCGGAAGTTCAAGTTGTCTACACGTTTACCCTTGTACGATAG
- a CDS encoding glycosyltransferase family 39 protein — protein MPVSITIRRMAAGFLIDGSETHAAQRLVGVYVRWLMWYLLAAAAVWALGFEGIYYHPTPFYGLLRPELDLASLPWHLPAAAVFLGGFALWFWRLRRGDWFEDNWSPRTGRVFVAGLLVFAILFPAALAMVREGPSGIAAPYERHDKEYIVDIGKGTSLQGLFRDYIKMHPHLSMHSKVHPPGPVALLWVFSMVTFTQAPLPLAITTILFGAAAVIPLYFWTRDMAGPRVARTACTLYAVVPTIVLFTATSADILFMPFTLTTLFLFWRALHRRSIPYALAAGFLYALMSLLSFSLVAIGAFFAFVGLWRLFQRGSRLAVFQTAALMLTAFIATHFAVRWWSGFDVIACFRICKEQFETDQANLDLITPRFPWWAWKFLNPLCWLYFAGIPVSVLFLRRLLKPEPDTRTLFLLFALTLLVLDLFYLARGEGERSAMYIIPFLVVPAAHLLDRIGRETRSIGPLAATVCFLAAQCWLTETMLYTYW, from the coding sequence ATGCCCGTCTCCATTACAATACGGCGCATGGCAGCGGGGTTCCTCATAGACGGTTCTGAGACACACGCGGCGCAGCGTCTTGTGGGCGTCTACGTGCGCTGGCTCATGTGGTATCTTCTCGCCGCGGCGGCTGTATGGGCCCTGGGCTTTGAGGGCATCTACTATCATCCCACGCCGTTCTACGGTTTGCTGCGTCCTGAGCTCGACCTTGCGTCGCTCCCTTGGCATCTCCCGGCCGCGGCGGTGTTTCTCGGAGGGTTCGCATTGTGGTTCTGGCGTCTGCGGCGAGGGGACTGGTTTGAAGACAATTGGTCACCCAGGACGGGCCGCGTTTTTGTCGCGGGATTGTTGGTGTTCGCCATCTTGTTCCCAGCCGCTCTCGCGATGGTTCGCGAGGGCCCTTCAGGAATCGCCGCTCCCTACGAACGCCACGACAAAGAATACATCGTGGATATCGGGAAAGGCACATCGCTCCAGGGCCTTTTCCGCGACTACATCAAGATGCACCCGCACCTGTCGATGCACTCGAAGGTCCATCCGCCGGGTCCGGTGGCTCTGCTCTGGGTGTTCTCGATGGTCACGTTCACGCAGGCGCCCTTGCCTCTGGCCATCACGACGATTCTTTTCGGCGCGGCCGCGGTCATTCCGCTGTACTTCTGGACCAGGGACATGGCGGGGCCTCGGGTAGCTCGCACGGCGTGCACCCTGTACGCGGTGGTTCCGACGATCGTGCTGTTCACGGCTACCAGCGCGGACATTTTGTTCATGCCCTTTACACTCACAACGCTGTTCTTGTTCTGGCGCGCGTTGCACCGCCGCTCGATCCCTTATGCTCTGGCTGCAGGGTTCCTCTACGCGTTGATGTCGCTTCTGTCATTCTCGCTGGTTGCGATTGGAGCGTTCTTCGCGTTTGTGGGCCTGTGGCGTCTCTTCCAGAGAGGAAGCCGTCTGGCCGTGTTTCAAACGGCGGCATTGATGCTGACGGCCTTCATCGCGACGCATTTCGCCGTGAGGTGGTGGTCCGGGTTCGACGTCATCGCCTGTTTTCGGATATGCAAAGAGCAATTCGAAACCGATCAGGCGAACCTCGACCTCATCACGCCCCGTTTCCCGTGGTGGGCCTGGAAGTTCCTCAATCCCCTGTGCTGGCTGTATTTTGCGGGAATTCCCGTATCCGTGCTGTTTCTTCGCCGTCTACTGAAGCCCGAGCCGGATACCCGTACGCTCTTCCTGCTCTTCGCCTTGACGTTGTTGGTCCTGGACCTGTTCTACCTTGCCCGCGGCGAGGGCGAACGGTCCGCCATGTATATCATCCCGTTCTTGGTTGTCCCTGCGGCCCACTTGCTCGACCGCATCGGACGCGAAACCCGCAGCATCGGTCCGCTGGCGGCCACCGTATGTTTTCTGGCTGCCCAGTGCTGGTTGACGGAAACGATGCTGTACACGTATTGGTAG
- a CDS encoding glycosyltransferase, producing MWDGKKVSVIFPTYNEKDSIREAIEDFFASGYVDEVVVVNNNAAEGTDEEVSRTKARLVYETQQGYGHAIQKGLSEAEGDLLIISEPDGTFSGHDVAKLLAYSDDVPVVFGTRTQRELVWEGANMGFFLKWGNWAVGKMMEFLFNTTLLTDVGCSMRLYHRAAYEKIAPQFAVGGSAFGPHLMLLTILNGLPFIEIPVNYRKRVGESSVTGSKVRAFFLGLEMILMILRYRVKSWFGWRPSERKSV from the coding sequence ATGTGGGACGGCAAGAAAGTTTCCGTTATCTTTCCAACGTATAACGAGAAGGACTCGATTCGCGAGGCCATCGAGGATTTTTTCGCGTCGGGATACGTGGATGAGGTTGTCGTGGTCAACAACAACGCGGCCGAGGGCACCGACGAGGAAGTCTCGCGGACCAAGGCCCGTCTCGTATACGAAACGCAGCAGGGATACGGCCACGCCATTCAGAAAGGGCTGTCCGAAGCGGAAGGGGACCTGCTCATCATCTCCGAACCCGACGGGACGTTTTCGGGGCACGACGTGGCGAAACTGCTGGCGTATTCGGATGACGTGCCCGTTGTGTTCGGCACGCGCACCCAGCGGGAGCTGGTGTGGGAAGGCGCGAATATGGGCTTCTTCCTGAAGTGGGGCAACTGGGCGGTCGGCAAGATGATGGAATTCCTGTTCAATACAACCTTGCTGACCGACGTGGGCTGCTCGATGCGGCTCTATCACCGGGCGGCGTATGAAAAGATTGCTCCGCAGTTCGCCGTTGGCGGCTCGGCGTTCGGGCCGCACCTCATGCTGCTCACGATCCTCAACGGCCTTCCCTTCATTGAAATCCCGGTAAACTACCGCAAGCGCGTCGGAGAATCGTCGGTTACAGGCAGCAAGGTCCGCGCCTTCTTTCTTGGGCTTGAAATGATTCTTATGATACTGCGGTACCGGGTGAAATCCTGGTTCGGATGGCGGCCGTCCGAGCGGAAATCCGTCTGA